The Pseudanabaena galeata CCNP1313 genome includes a region encoding these proteins:
- a CDS encoding cation-translocating P-type ATPase, protein MATNTTTKQVWHTLTIDEAIAALDTNPELGLESWQVSDRQAIYGRNELTGKAGRSKLSIFVDQFTNIMLLMLMGVAVVSAGLDLRVGNFPKDAVAIAAIVILNGILGYVQESRAEEALAALKRMAAPNVRVLREGKVTEILSAELVVGDIVFVDAGMQVAADGRLLEAIKLKVREGALTGESQGINKFADQVFHEDESLGDRRNMLFQGTEVLQGRGMMLVTSIGMQTELGKIANLLQDVELEETPLQRRMTELSKALVVASLVLVAIVISIGLWRNGDFVKLLNTSLSMAVAAVPEGLPAVITVTLALGTQRMVRRNALIRKLPAVETLGSVTMICSDKTGTLTQNKMVAENIFTTNYAAQINGTGYEPIGEFSLSRLAGDMLASDLSIYQCAELQLLLASGVICNDSYLQSKTTNEISRTRGLSPLPIATNSSQWKIIGDPTEGALLTLAGKANLWQSHFTHYFSRVAEIPFTSERKMMSAIATINSMNAEDTPEALRAIAALLPNTPYFLFCKGSPELVLSRCDRIQIDKQIGVITTSYKTAINIQNTLLASKGMRVLGFAYLPLEKLPTEEELANIENNLVWLGIIGIRDALRVEAVMAVRTSRQAGIHTTMITGDHQLTAKAIALDLNIFYPDSDRVLTGQEIELMTDDELTTLSRQTAVYARVSPEHKLRIVQALQRCGEVVAMTGDGVNDAPALKQANIGIAMGITGTDVSKEASDMILLDDNYATIVAATEEGRTVYANIRRFIKYILGSNVGEVIAIASTPFLGVNAVPLTPLQILWMNLVTDGVPALALAVEPSEADVMQRPPFNPQENIFARGLGWYILRIGVVFGLQTISLMELVYNSGNPSWQEHWKTITFTTLCIAQMGHALACRSDSKLIIELNPISNPYLLFSVIFTTILQLALLYVPSLRQFFGTDALSASELGLCFGFSMLLVLWVESEKIILRWWRKSHPAKSSVKPQS, encoded by the coding sequence ATGGCAACAAATACAACAACTAAGCAAGTTTGGCACACTTTAACGATTGATGAGGCGATCGCGGCTTTGGATACAAATCCAGAGTTGGGGCTAGAGTCTTGGCAAGTAAGCGATCGCCAAGCTATCTATGGGCGTAATGAGTTAACTGGCAAAGCGGGACGCTCCAAGCTAAGTATTTTTGTCGATCAGTTCACCAACATCATGTTGCTGATGCTGATGGGTGTGGCGGTAGTTTCAGCAGGATTAGATTTGCGGGTGGGTAATTTTCCCAAAGATGCGGTAGCGATCGCGGCGATCGTTATTCTCAATGGCATTTTGGGCTATGTCCAAGAAAGTCGCGCCGAGGAAGCACTTGCTGCTTTAAAACGGATGGCGGCTCCCAATGTGAGAGTCCTTCGCGAAGGGAAAGTTACGGAAATCCTCTCAGCAGAACTGGTAGTAGGGGATATTGTGTTTGTGGATGCAGGGATGCAAGTTGCGGCAGATGGACGCTTATTAGAGGCGATCAAGCTGAAAGTCAGAGAAGGGGCGCTGACGGGAGAATCGCAAGGTATAAATAAATTTGCCGATCAAGTATTTCATGAAGACGAATCCTTGGGTGATCGCCGCAATATGCTCTTTCAGGGGACTGAGGTATTGCAAGGACGCGGGATGATGCTGGTCACATCGATAGGAATGCAAACGGAATTAGGCAAGATTGCCAATCTCCTGCAAGATGTGGAATTGGAAGAAACTCCCTTACAAAGACGCATGACCGAACTTTCTAAGGCTTTGGTAGTTGCCTCTTTGGTGCTAGTAGCGATCGTAATTAGCATAGGGCTATGGCGCAATGGTGACTTTGTGAAGTTGCTCAATACATCCTTAAGCATGGCGGTTGCCGCAGTTCCTGAAGGTTTGCCTGCGGTAATTACAGTAACTCTAGCCCTTGGAACTCAGAGAATGGTGCGCCGTAATGCACTGATTCGGAAATTGCCTGCGGTGGAAACCCTTGGTTCGGTGACCATGATTTGTTCCGATAAAACAGGAACGCTGACCCAAAATAAAATGGTAGCCGAAAATATTTTTACTACAAATTATGCTGCCCAAATCAATGGAACTGGCTATGAACCAATTGGCGAATTTTCGCTTTCCCGACTCGCAGGAGACATGCTGGCTAGCGATCTCAGCATTTATCAATGTGCAGAATTACAGCTTTTACTAGCGTCAGGTGTAATTTGCAATGACTCCTATCTCCAAAGCAAAACTACCAATGAGATCAGCAGAACAAGGGGCTTAAGCCCCTTGCCCATTGCTACAAATAGTTCACAGTGGAAAATAATCGGCGATCCTACCGAAGGCGCGTTATTAACTTTGGCAGGAAAAGCTAATCTTTGGCAGTCGCACTTTACGCATTATTTCTCAAGAGTTGCGGAGATTCCCTTTACATCTGAGCGGAAAATGATGAGCGCGATCGCTACCATTAACAGTATGAATGCCGAAGATACACCCGAAGCCCTACGAGCGATCGCGGCACTGTTGCCGAATACACCTTACTTTCTATTTTGCAAAGGTTCACCAGAGTTAGTTTTAAGTCGCTGCGATCGCATTCAAATCGATAAGCAAATTGGTGTCATTACAACTTCCTATAAAACAGCGATTAACATCCAAAACACTCTCCTTGCTTCAAAGGGAATGCGGGTATTAGGATTTGCCTATTTGCCCTTGGAAAAATTACCGACAGAGGAAGAACTCGCCAATATAGAAAATAATCTCGTTTGGTTAGGAATAATTGGGATTCGGGACGCGCTCAGGGTTGAAGCGGTGATGGCTGTGCGAACCAGTCGCCAAGCGGGGATTCACACGACGATGATTACAGGCGATCATCAACTTACCGCCAAAGCGATCGCTCTTGACTTAAATATTTTTTATCCCGATAGCGATCGCGTTTTAACTGGACAAGAAATTGAGTTGATGACCGATGATGAACTCACGACTCTCTCTCGACAAACTGCTGTCTATGCCAGAGTTTCCCCTGAGCATAAACTAAGAATCGTCCAAGCATTACAGCGATGTGGTGAAGTGGTGGCGATGACTGGGGATGGTGTGAATGATGCCCCTGCACTCAAACAGGCGAATATCGGCATTGCCATGGGAATTACGGGAACAGATGTTTCTAAAGAAGCTAGTGACATGATTCTGCTGGATGATAACTACGCGACGATTGTGGCGGCAACTGAGGAAGGACGCACGGTTTACGCGAATATCCGCCGCTTTATTAAATATATTCTTGGTAGTAATGTCGGTGAAGTGATAGCGATCGCCTCCACTCCATTTCTCGGCGTTAATGCAGTTCCACTCACCCCTTTACAAATCCTATGGATGAATTTAGTTACGGATGGCGTACCCGCATTAGCTTTAGCTGTGGAGCCATCGGAAGCTGATGTAATGCAAAGACCGCCTTTTAACCCCCAAGAGAATATTTTTGCAAGGGGATTAGGTTGGTATATCCTGCGAATTGGTGTTGTCTTTGGTTTGCAAACTATTTCCTTAATGGAACTTGTCTACAACTCTGGTAATCCCTCATGGCAAGAGCATTGGAAAACAATTACATTTACCACTCTCTGTATTGCTCAGATGGGTCATGCCCTCGCCTGTCGTTCTGATTCCAAACTGATCATTGAGTTAAATCCTATTTCCAATCCCTATCTATTATTTTCCGTGATTTTTACCACGATCCTGCAACTTGCACTGCTCTACGTGCCAAGCCTACGACAATTTTTCGGGACAGATGCTCTTTCGGCTTCAGAGTTGGGCTTATGCTTTGGATTCAGTATGTTGTTGGTTTTGTGGGTGGAATCAGAGAAAATCATCCTCAGGTGGTGGAGGAAGTCTCACCCTGCAAAATCCTCTGTAAAACCTCAGTCCTAA